A genome region from Diorhabda carinulata isolate Delta chromosome 2, icDioCari1.1, whole genome shotgun sequence includes the following:
- the LOC130902941 gene encoding rho GTPase-activating protein 190: MARKGDTIRSINISVVGLSGVEKDKGHAGVGKSCLCNRFMRPHAEDYNVDHISVLSQTDFSGRVVNNDHFLYWGEVIKTSEEGVDYQFSLIEQTEFIDDSSFQPFKGGKMEPYVKRCAASKITSAEKLMYICKNQLGIEKEYEQKVLPDGKLNIDGFICVFDVSIVPSRSIEKQVEFAAAILNNLLKTKKPIVFATTKNDDANELYIREAHKLISRSEYKNSIPLVETSAHDSVNIDVAFMLLAQVIDKTKIRSKIPSYAEAALAKKELMDAASESFMRLIRVHVTDCHAMWSQTVKKLNSHKEWIHFVQLFGLDGTQRLFRRHIKKLKDEQLAKQIAHYMEMLPDVLHELVPGFNTLADMDWPSIQQYLKTHPNFSQYFFERPEDLPWSECLEDNEETRIPFDVLDTSEAETVFKNYVNILQQEQKRLEWKKQFKQLLEDTGYVTPGKHLSEVRVLFMGRECFEALSEHDCQKIYDTHQREIIENAKHNFQELLLEHADLFYHFKSIAPTGTITQDDIKEITDVLQEDFRYKILDRLDQDRKLTLFQHLGFIHFPIREHCPAFPNCQDSLIERILATKTHRPTSWNNSNQWLISSENNQLNLLILGLNNLAENLAVKIRKQCDDDEYEIDCQFYNLDYRVINGDVSLPHNSFRTSDFIPHGSFCVYNNAESFEYIRESLEKKLLSNLEQDDKLPFQGLPIVLLFLQDSSIDEKDVLRLREDGQNLADNLQCPFMDICLEQITEEQLVHDALHQLMQSIHHRAGFLNINQSVIECVEPDIRIIMCMFCGDPYSIENILGPLLSHQICFLSSSHSIILETFLGDSKRKVEVIISSFHGANTFRDELVHGFILVYSTKRKASLATLNAFSMNIPNLPIQILAVTDDGSATAFFNDDLSQLLITEGNATADRLHAHFMTSSSSMQHKTAFFTPFFKEVWEKKPEIEQAFHMEEPSGLDSGEGTLERSKSQRHGHPLPPPRNESYYLKLNDGSESENFELSGPDERLSSSDHSDKFSSIYMYGSEGSEKKRSMHSGFHVYPPPATPPEPAPPDNILNSRHSKKQLLSTSQTSLEDVPYGDHPMSIPGSAWNSYQQHAFTTGRRHIPISKSRSKGISQTLKQPGKLNMKNYSAVTEAIARMNVTDISSSNFGNAPLATPEAVDLGCEYAQVKDLVHNMYPGQSPEYMYTMVQDAINTKSKLRQRREKGQPSYSDTDSEWSSLERRQRASEIYSKVSRKGGTHKRQRKKRTAIPVQPPRVPQLGSFTLPSVHTPVSDVDNDKVTVPSDSNSDSSDVSDPEQFPPQSTSDLRMRFSQKRSVSLKKRLPDSTNPHHFNIQLNSMEMYQGQGLMHDDESSLDVSSPRDNNSPMFGVLPKMKESEIEKMLRKREKQKAKDDSKLEKRRLKEEKLRKVAEERDKKKQKSKQKTLPVSGAPSKLSDFIQSDKNFVPSFMEKCVKFIETEGLDSEGIYRVPGNRAHVDLLFTKFEEDANVDITDLDIPVNAVATALKDFVSKRLPPLFEPEVMTEMEEIAGTRLKPMVTTCGNLEVKNDRSCRLLALRSMLDKLPPINFQILKFVFQHFVRVTENSKLNSMDSKNLAICWWPTLLPIEFSDMGRFEQMRPYLEDIVQTMIDQYPFLFCGKEAFVMV, encoded by the coding sequence ATGGCTAGAAAAGGAGATACCATTCGAAGCATCAATATTTCTGTTGTGGGTCTCTCTGGTGTGGAAAAAGACAAAGGCCATGCAGGAGTTGGAAAGTCATGTCTTTGTAATCGTTTCATGCGACCTCATGCAGAAGATTACAACGTAGACCATATCTCTGTTCTCAGTCAGACCGATTTTAGCGGCAGAGTCGTAAACAATGATCATTTTCTCTATTGGGGAGAAGTGATCAAAACCTCTGAAGAAGGTGTCGACTATCAATTCAGCTTAATAGAACAAACTGAATTTATCGATGACTCTTCATTTCAACCGTTTAAAGGTGGTAAGATGGAGCCATATGTTAAACGTTGTGCAGCTTCAAAAATTACTTCGGCTGAAAAGTTAATGTATATTTGTAAGAATCAATTAGGTATAGAAAAAGAATATGAACAAAAGGTACTACCGGATGGTAAACTCAATATTGATGGTTTTATATGTGTGTTTGATGTGAGCATTGTGCCAAGTAGGAGTATTGAGAAACAAGTCGAATTTGCAGCtgctattttaaataatttgttaaaaactaaaaagCCAATTGTATTTGCAACGACAAAAAATGATGATGCCAATGAGTTGTATATTAGAGAAGCACATAAACTAATATCTAGAAGCGAATATAAGAATAGTATACCATTAGTAGAAACTTCTGCCCATGATAGTGTTAATATTGATGTGGCATTTATGCTATTGGCACAAGTGAttgataaaactaaaattagatCTAAAATACCATCTTATGCAGAAGCCGCTTTAGCCAAAAAAGAACTAATGGATGCTGCTAGTGAATCATTTATGAGACTTATAAGAGTACATGTTACTGATTGCCATGCCATGTGGTCCCAAACTGTGAAAAAACTGAATTCACATAAAGAGTGGATTCATTTTGTGCAACTATTCGGTTTGGACGGAACTCAGAGATTATTCAGAAGACATATTAAGAAACTTAAAGATGAACAATTAGCCAAACAGATAGCTCATTATATGGAAATGTTACCAGACGTTTTACACGAACTGGTTCCTGGATTTAACACATTAGCTGATATGGATTGGCCTTCTATACAACAATATCTTAAAACAcatccaaatttttcacaatacttttttgaacGACCAGAGGATTTACCATGGTCGGAATGTTTAGAGGACAACGAAGAAACAAGAATACCTTTCGATGTTTTAGATACAAGCGAGGCAGagacagttttcaaaaattatgtcaaCATCTTGCAGCAAGAACAAAAACGTTTAGAATGGAAAAAGCAGTTCAAACAATTGTTAGAAGATACTGGTTATGTTACTCCTGGTAAACATCTGTCTGAAGTTAGGGTATTGTTTATGGGAAGAGAATGCTTTGAGGCTTTATCTGAACATGACTGTCAAAAAATTTACGACACACATCAAAGGGAGATTATAGAAAATGCCAAGCACAACTTTCAAGAACTCTTATTAGAACATGCTGatctattttatcattttaaaagtATCGCACCTACGGGCACAATAACTCAGGACGATATTAAAGAAATAACAGATGTTCTACAAGAAGACTTTAGGTATAAGATATTAGATAGACTTGATCAAGATAGAAAACTTACTCTATTCCAACATTTAGGTTTTATACATTTTCCTATTAGAGAACATTGTCCTGCATTTCCAAATTGTCAAGATTCTTTAATAGAACGCATTCTAGCGACAAAAACCCATCGACCTACTTCTTGGAATAACAGCAATCAATGGCTCATTAGTTCTGAAAATAATCAACTTAATCTACTTATATTAGGCTTGAATAATTTGGCAGAAAATTTGGCGGTTAAAATAAGGAAACAATGCGATGATGACGAATACGAAATAGATTGCCAATTTTACAATTTAGATTACAGAGTTATAAATGGGGATGTTAGCTTACCCCACAATTCTTTTAGAACTTCCGACTTTATACCCCACGGTAGCTTTTGCGTCTATAATAATGCGGaatcatttgaatatataagagaaagtttggaaaaaaagttactttcaaATTTGGAACAAGACGATAAGCTTCCTTTCCAAGGATTACCTATAGTATTGTTGTTCCTACAAGACTCCAGTATTGATGAAAAAGACGTTTTGAGATTGCGAGAGGACGGACAAAATTTAGCCGACAATTTGCAGTGTCCTTTCATGGATATCTGCTTAGAACAGATAACTGAGGAACAATTAGTGCATGATGCCTTGCATCAATTGATGCAGAGCATCCACCATCGAGCAGGTTTTCTTAATATCAATCAATCTGTTATCGAATGCGTTGAACCCGATATTCGAATAATAATGTGCATGTTTTGTGGTGATCCTTATTCTATAGAAAATATCTTAGGTCCACTATTATCGCATCAAATATGCTTCTTATCTTCATCACATAGCATCATCTTGGAAACATTTTTAGGCGATTCTAAGCGGAAGGTGGAGGTAATCATCTCTTCTTTTCATGGAGCCAACACTTTCAGAGATGAACTCGTCCATGGTTTTATATTGGTTTATTCCACAAAAAGGAAAGCATCTCTGGCAACACTAAACGCATTTTCGATGAACATTCCTAATTTACCTATACAGATTTTAGCCGTAACCGACGATGGAAGTGCGACAGCTTTTTTTAATGACGATTTGAGTCAATTATTGATAACAGAAGGTAATGCTACAGCCGATAGATTACACGCACATTTTATGACATCGTCTAGTTCGATGCAACATAAAACTGCTTTCTTTACACCTTTCTTTAAAGAAGTTTGGGAAAAGAAACCGGAAATTGAGCAAGCTTTCCACATGGAAGAACCGTCTGGTTTGGATAGTGGAGAAGGTACTTTAGAACGTTCGAAGAGTCAAAGACACGGTCATCCTCTACCGCCACCGCGTAATGAAAGTTACTACTTGAAACTAAACGATGGCAGCGAAAGCGAAAATTTTGAACTTAGCGGCCCAGATGAAAGATTGAGCTCCAGTGATCATAGTGATAAATTTTCCAGTATCTATATGTATGGCAGCGAAGGAAGTGAGAAAAAGAGGAGTATGCATTCAGGATTTCACGTGTATCCACCTCCTGCCACTCCACCAGAACCAGCACCTCCAGATAACATTCTCAATTCAAGACATTCCAAAAAACAGTTGCTTTCCACTTCTCAAACGTCCTTAGAGGACGTTCCTTACGGAGACCACCCGATGTCTATTCCTGGTAGCGCTTGGAATAGTTATCAACAGCACGCTTTTACTACTGGTCGTCGTCATATCCCCATATCGAAATCGCGATCGAAAGGAATCTCGCAAACTTTAAAACAACCAGgaaaattgaatatgaaaaattattcggCCGTAACTGAAGCTATAGCTAGGATGAACGTTACAGATATATCTTCATCTAATTTCGGTAACGCCCCACTGGCTACTCCCGAAGCAGTTGACTTAGGTTGTGAATATGCTCAAGTTAAAGATCTCGTCCATAATATGTATCCCGGTCAGAGCCCAGAGTATATGTATACGATGGTACAAGATGCCAtcaatacaaaatcaaaattgagaCAAAGAAGAGAGAAAGGTCAACCTTCTTATTCTGATACTGACAGCGAATGGAGTAGTTTGGAAAGAAGACAAAGGGCTAGTGAAATATATTCGAAAGTCAGTCGAAAAGGCGGTACCCATAAGAgacaaagaaagaaaagaacCGCCATTCCAGTACAACCTCCTCGAGTACCACAGCTCGGTTCATTCACGTTGCCGTCAGTTCATACACCAGTTTCTGATGTAGATAACGATAAAGTGACCGTTCCGAGTGATTCAAATTCAGATTCATCGGACGTTAGCGACCCAGAGCAGTTCCCTCCACAAAGTACTTCTGATTTACGAATGAGATTTTCTCAAAAACGTTCAGTGAGTCTGAAAAAAAGGTTGCCAGATTCTACGAATCCGCATCACTTTAATATCCAATTAAATTCTATGGAAATGTATCAGGGTCAGGGGTTGATGCACGACGACGAATCCAGTTTAGACGTGTCATCCCCGAGAGACAACAATTCTCCCATGTTTGGTGTTTTACCAAAGATGAAAGAATccgaaatagaaaaaatgttacgCAAACGAGAAAAACAAAAAGCGAAAGATGATTCGAAATTGGAAAAACGTAGATTAAAGGAAGAAAAATTAAGGAAAGTGGCAGAAGAGAgagataaaaagaaacaaaaatccaAACAGAAAACATTACCTGTCAGTGGAGCTCCATCCAAATTATCAGACTTTATACAATCTGATAAAAACTTTGTTCcaagttttatggaaaaatgtgTTAAATTTATCGAAACTGAAGGTTTGGACTCTGAAGGAATTTATCGAGTTCCTGGTAATAGAGCCCACGTCGATCTGTTATTTACTAAATTCGAAGAAGATGCGAATGTCGATATAACAGATCTTGACATTCCAGTCAACGCTGTCGCTACAGCGCTAAAAGACTTTGTTTCCAAAAGACTACCCCCCTTATTCGAACCGGAGGTAATGACAGAAATGGAGGAGATAGCCGGTACCAGACTGAAACCCATGGTGACCACATGTGGTAATCTAGAAGTTAAGAACGATCGCAGCTGTAGATTACTAGCTTTAAGAAGTATGCTAGATAAATTACCCCcgataaatttccaaattttgaaatttgtttttcaacatttcgtCCGCGTTACGGAAAATTCCAAATTGAATAGTATGGATAGTAAGAATTTAGCAATATGTTGGTGGCCTACTTTATTACCAATAGAATTCAGCGATATGGGTAGATTCGAACAGATGCGACCGTACCTCGAAGATATTGTTCAAACGATGATAGATCAGTATCCGTTTTTGTTTTGTGGTAAAGAGGCTTTTGTAATGGTTTAA
- the LOC130902946 gene encoding tRNA-dihydrouridine(47) synthase [NAD(P)(+)]-like — translation MSNSGTCKIKHEYVVSDQKKELNLNHVSEKDRDSMEKSSKEISEPPSKKQKFSKNKLKGQNKARGPTYRVKKSEELCNTLINVIEGEEIPKCERNNCQFLHDISKYLEKKSKDIGDQCYNHEISGKCSRGLTCRFGNKHINHSEGTNKVDQDKFLLYNSNGPYTHNILKHDVQVALRKRTYDFSLAEKCVKYVDYLKKNDKEINNDDQTKTCGAVTDEDIISVLQREKKNIDWKDKLYLSPLTTVGNLPFRRICKEFGADITCGEMAMCSSLLQGSPQEWALLKRHKSEDLFGVQLCANNPHLLAKCGQLLQNETNIDFVDLNMGCPIEMVYKSGAGCGLMRRTKVLESSVRSISTILDVPFTIKMRMGVYNNENIAHILAPKLKEFGASLLTIHGRSREQRYTKSANWEYIETVAKAVDGLPVFGNGDILSYEDYVKARQTAPSTCGVMIGRGALIKPWIFTEIKEQKLWDISSSERFDIIKKYVNYGLEHWGSDNRGVENTRRFLLEWLSFLYRYIPVGLLETPPQKINERPPLYKGRDELETLMASPSASDWIKISEMLLGPVPDNFHFLPKHKANSYS, via the exons ATGTCAAACAGTGGTACTTGTAAAATAAAACACGa GTACGTAGTTTCAGATCAAAAGAAAGAGTTGAATTTAAATCATGTTTCGGAAAAAGATAGGGATTCTATGGAAAAATCAAGTAAAGAAATTTCGGAACCCCcttcaaagaaacaaaaattctcaaaaaataagttaaaaggTCAAAATAAAGCACGAGGACCAACTTATAGGGTGAAAAAAAGCGAAGAATTGTGCAATACATTAATAAATGTAATAGAAGGAGAAGAAATTCCGAAATGCGAAAGAAATAATTGTCAATTTCTACatgatatttctaaatatttagaaaaaaaatcaaaagatatTGGCGATCAATGTTACAATCACGAAATTTCTGGTAAATGTAGCAGAGGATTAACTTGTAGGTTTGGTAATAAACACATTAATCATAGTGAAGGTACAAATAAAGTTGATCaagacaaatttttattatacaactCAAATGGTCCATATACACACAATATTCTTAAACATGATGTTCAAGTAGCTCTTAGAAAAAGAACTTATGATTTCAGTTTGGCggaaaaatgtgtaaaatatgTAGATTATTTAAAGAAG AatgataaagaaattaataatgatGACCAGACAAAAACTTGTGGGGCTGTAACAGATGAAGACATAATATCTGTTTTacaaagagaaaagaaaaatattgattggaAAGACAAATTATACTTGAGTCCTTTAACTACTGTGGGTAATCTACCATTTAGACGTATATGTAAAGAATTTGGGGCCGATATTACATGCGGTGAGATGGCAATGTGTTCATCACTACTTCAAG gcTCACCTCAGGAGTGGGCTCTTTTAAAACGACACAAAAGTGAAGACTTATTTGGTGTACAATTGTGCGCCAATAATCCACACTTACTTGCAAAATGTGGACAACTTCTTCAAAATGAAACGAATATTGATTTTGTTGATCTAAACATGGGTTGTCCAATCGAAATGGTTTATAAATCTGGAGCTGGTTGTGGGTTAATGCGAAGAACAAAAGTATTGGAATCTAGTGTTAGAAGCATTAGTACAATATTAGATGTTCCTTTTACCATCAAGATGAGGATGGGtgtatataataatgaaaatatagcACATATTTTG gcaccaaaattgaaagaatttgGGGCTAGCCTCTTAACAATCCACGGTAGATCAAGAGAACAGCGTTACACAAAATCAGCGAATTGGGAATACATAGAAACAGTGGCAAAAGCAGTAGATGGACTACCAGTGTTTGGAAACGGAGACATATTGAGTTATGAAGACTATGTCAAAGCAAGACAAACTGCACCAAGTACATGTGGAGTTATGATAGGAAGAGGAGCCCTAATAAAACCGTGGATCTTTACTGAAAttaaagaacaaaaattatggGACATATCAAGTTCCGAGAGATTTGACATAATTAAAAAGTATGTAAATTATGGATTGGAACATTGGGGTTCTGATAATCGTGGTGTTGAAAATACTCGTAGATTCTTGTTGGAATGGTTATCGTTTTTATATAGATACATTCCCGTGGGTTTGTTAGAAACCCCtccacaaaaaattaatgaacgTCCACCTCTGTATAAGGGTAGGGACGAACTGGAAACTCTAATGGCATCTCCGTCAGCTTCAGACTGGATTAAAATTAGTGAAATGTTATTAGGACCGGTTccagataattttcatttcttgcCTAAACACAAAGCCAATTCTTACAGTTGA